From Acidothermus cellulolyticus 11B, a single genomic window includes:
- a CDS encoding exodeoxyribonuclease VII small subunit, with protein MTEPPLPHESADDGRARLSYEDARDELIQIVQRLELGGLPLEEALRLWERGEELARVCQAWLDGARARLEAYRAPEQSAANDVSAPGSAEEHDHGR; from the coding sequence GTGACCGAGCCGCCGCTCCCCCACGAATCAGCCGATGACGGCCGGGCTCGCCTCTCGTACGAGGACGCCCGCGATGAGCTCATCCAGATCGTGCAGCGGTTGGAGCTGGGCGGCCTACCGTTGGAGGAAGCGCTGCGGCTCTGGGAGCGCGGCGAAGAACTGGCCCGCGTCTGCCAGGCGTGGCTGGACGGGGCCCGCGCCCGGCTCGAGGCGTACCGTGCACCGGAGCAGAGCGCGGCGAACGACGTCTCCGCACCAGGATCCGCCGAGGAGCACGACCATGGCCGATAA
- the glpX gene encoding class II fructose-bisphosphatase gives MADNDVERQPEAPDRNLALELVRVTEAAAMAAGRWVGRGDKDAADHAAVEAMRRLIGTVSMRGVVVIGEGEKDHAPMLYNGEHVGDGTGPECDVAVDPIDGTRLTAMGMNNAISVLAVADRHSMYDPSAVFYMQKLVTGAVAAPYVDINAPVSANIRAVAAAKGCANQDVTVVVLDRPRHADLVREIRETGARIKFIMDGDVAGAIMAAREDTGVDLLLGIGGTPEGIIAACAVKCLGGVIQGKLWPRDEEERRKALDAGHDLDRVLTNDDLVRSDNVFFCATGITDGELLRGVRYRGGGAQTSSLVMRSKSGTIRMIHSEHRLSKLRSYAIVDYDQRPVASSDRIQLR, from the coding sequence ATGGCCGATAACGACGTCGAACGACAGCCGGAGGCGCCCGATCGCAACTTGGCGCTCGAACTGGTCCGCGTGACCGAAGCGGCGGCGATGGCCGCTGGGCGATGGGTCGGCCGGGGTGACAAGGACGCCGCCGACCACGCGGCGGTGGAGGCAATGCGCCGGCTCATCGGCACGGTGTCGATGCGCGGGGTCGTCGTCATCGGTGAAGGGGAGAAAGACCACGCGCCGATGCTGTACAACGGCGAGCACGTCGGCGACGGCACCGGTCCGGAATGCGACGTCGCGGTCGACCCGATTGACGGCACCCGGCTCACCGCGATGGGAATGAACAACGCCATTTCGGTCCTCGCGGTCGCGGACCGGCATTCGATGTACGACCCGTCCGCCGTCTTTTACATGCAGAAACTCGTCACCGGCGCGGTGGCGGCTCCGTACGTCGACATCAACGCGCCGGTCTCAGCCAACATCCGGGCCGTGGCGGCCGCGAAGGGCTGCGCAAACCAGGACGTGACCGTCGTCGTTCTCGACCGGCCACGGCATGCCGATCTCGTGCGGGAAATTCGGGAGACCGGCGCGCGCATCAAATTCATCATGGACGGCGATGTGGCCGGCGCGATCATGGCGGCGCGCGAGGACACCGGCGTTGACCTGCTTCTGGGCATCGGCGGAACACCAGAGGGCATCATCGCCGCCTGCGCCGTGAAATGCCTCGGCGGTGTCATTCAAGGGAAATTGTGGCCGCGTGACGAAGAGGAGCGGCGCAAAGCGTTGGACGCCGGACACGACCTTGACCGGGTCTTGACCAATGATGACCTGGTCCGGTCCGACAATGTCTTCTTCTGCGCCACCGGGATCACGGACGGCGAGTTGCTCCGCGGAGTCCGGTATCGCGGTGGCGGGGCGCAGACCAGCTCGCTCGTCATGCGGTCAAAGAGCGGGACGATCCGGATGATCCACAGCGAGCATCGGTTGTCCAAGCTGCGGTCGTACGCGATCGTCGACTATGACCAGCGGCCGGTGGCCTCCAGCGATCGAATTCAACTTCGCTGA
- a CDS encoding HesB/YadR/YfhF-family protein: protein MLTLTDNAAAVVRTLTQQIAGETGGLRFSRQPGMDETLTIRAAAAPEPGDQVVEQDGARVFLTEEAAAALDDQILDAVVDAGGSVHFSVAPQQPSA, encoded by the coding sequence ATGCTCACGCTGACCGACAATGCCGCCGCCGTAGTCCGCACCCTGACCCAGCAAATAGCTGGTGAGACGGGAGGACTGCGCTTCAGCCGACAACCAGGCATGGACGAGACCCTGACCATCCGGGCAGCCGCCGCTCCCGAGCCGGGTGACCAGGTGGTCGAGCAGGACGGCGCCCGTGTCTTCCTCACCGAAGAGGCCGCCGCGGCGCTGGACGACCAGATTCTTGACGCCGTCGTAGACGCAGGCGGCTCCGTGCACTTCAGCGTCGCGCCTCAACAGCCCTCCGCCTGA
- a CDS encoding class II fumarate hydratase, with translation MTAGALGDAFRVEHDSMGEVRVPAHAKWRAQTQRAVENFPISGMRIDRELIAALAAIKGAAARVNAELGVIDPDVASAIAEAAEEVRHGQWDDHFPVDVFQTGSGTSSNMNANEVIATLAAERLGRPIHPNDHVNASQSSNDTFPSAIHIAACRAVTGTLLPALEHLAAALERKATEFADVVKAGRTHLMDATPVTLGQEFSGYSAAVRYGMERLRSVLPRLGELPLGGTAVGTGINTPPGFAARVIERLASQLQLPLTEARNHFEAQGARDALVETSGMLRVVAVSLYKIANDLRLMASGPRTGLAEIHLPDLQPGSSIMPGKVNPVIPEAVCQVAAQVIGNDATVAFGGAAGTLELNVMLPVIARNLLESIRLLSNVARLFADRCVAGITADVERCRRYAESSPAIVTPLNRYIGYEAAAKVAKYALEHDTTIRQAVIDCGFVANGQISEAQLDRVLDVLAMTGRPVTAD, from the coding sequence ATGACCGCCGGTGCGTTGGGTGACGCTTTTCGTGTCGAGCACGATTCGATGGGTGAGGTCCGCGTTCCGGCCCATGCCAAGTGGCGCGCACAAACACAACGCGCGGTCGAGAATTTCCCGATTTCCGGAATGCGGATCGACCGTGAGCTGATTGCCGCTCTCGCGGCCATCAAAGGCGCAGCCGCACGCGTCAACGCCGAACTCGGCGTCATCGACCCCGATGTGGCGAGCGCGATTGCGGAGGCGGCCGAGGAAGTGCGCCACGGTCAGTGGGACGACCATTTCCCCGTCGACGTCTTTCAAACCGGCTCCGGTACGTCAAGCAACATGAATGCCAATGAAGTCATCGCGACTCTGGCCGCGGAACGGCTTGGTCGCCCGATTCATCCCAACGACCACGTGAACGCCTCGCAGTCATCGAACGACACCTTTCCATCGGCCATTCACATCGCGGCGTGCCGGGCCGTCACCGGCACCCTCCTTCCCGCGTTGGAGCATCTCGCCGCCGCACTCGAACGCAAAGCAACGGAGTTCGCCGACGTCGTGAAGGCCGGACGCACCCACCTGATGGACGCCACACCGGTCACGCTCGGACAGGAATTCAGCGGATATTCGGCCGCCGTCCGTTACGGGATGGAACGGCTGCGGAGCGTGCTGCCGCGACTTGGCGAGCTGCCGCTCGGCGGTACGGCGGTGGGAACGGGAATCAATACTCCTCCCGGATTCGCCGCACGGGTCATCGAACGGCTCGCGTCCCAGCTCCAGTTGCCGCTCACCGAAGCACGCAATCATTTTGAAGCCCAGGGCGCCCGCGATGCGCTGGTGGAAACGAGCGGCATGCTGCGGGTTGTCGCGGTCAGCCTGTACAAAATCGCCAATGACTTACGGCTGATGGCCTCCGGTCCGCGCACCGGACTCGCCGAGATCCACCTGCCGGACCTGCAGCCAGGTTCATCCATCATGCCCGGGAAGGTGAATCCCGTCATCCCGGAAGCGGTCTGCCAGGTCGCGGCTCAAGTCATCGGCAACGACGCGACGGTGGCGTTCGGCGGCGCCGCTGGCACCCTGGAACTGAACGTGATGCTTCCGGTTATTGCCCGCAATCTGCTGGAATCGATCCGGCTGCTCTCCAACGTCGCTCGTCTCTTTGCGGATCGGTGCGTCGCTGGTATCACCGCGGACGTCGAACGCTGCCGCCGATACGCCGAATCGTCGCCTGCCATCGTTACCCCGCTGAATCGGTACATCGGATACGAGGCGGCGGCGAAGGTGGCGAAATATGCGCTGGAGCACGACACGACGATCCGGCAGGCGGTCATTGACTGCGGATTCGTTGCCAACGGGCAGATCAGTGAAGCCCAGTTGGACCGGGTGTTGGACGTTCTCGCCATGACCGGCCGCCCGGTGACGGCGGATTGA
- a CDS encoding transglycosylase SLT domain-containing protein gives MFRISTRPPAAVCGFAGTMASLAVLAAAVKIPASAGTVASAGASQAATTTGTTVAPQPTPFIGTSTPFVARSVLQPPSRSETRPASPSATASPAVLPENPRDIAQYLAAQRGWTGWEWTCLDELWRRESNYETTATNPASGAYGIPQALPAEKMASAGPDWRTDPVTQITWGLDYIASRYGEPCTAWRYWLRAGSY, from the coding sequence ATGTTTCGAATTTCCACGCGGCCACCCGCGGCCGTCTGCGGCTTCGCGGGAACGATGGCGTCGCTTGCCGTGCTGGCCGCGGCCGTGAAGATTCCGGCCAGTGCGGGCACCGTTGCCTCGGCCGGAGCATCCCAGGCGGCGACCACCACCGGAACGACGGTCGCTCCTCAACCGACGCCGTTCATTGGAACCTCGACGCCTTTCGTGGCACGGAGTGTCCTCCAGCCGCCAAGCCGTTCCGAGACCCGTCCCGCATCGCCCTCCGCCACGGCGAGTCCAGCGGTTTTACCGGAAAATCCGCGGGATATTGCGCAGTACCTGGCTGCGCAGCGCGGTTGGACCGGCTGGGAATGGACATGCCTGGATGAGCTGTGGCGTCGGGAAAGCAATTATGAGACGACCGCGACGAATCCGGCGTCCGGCGCGTACGGCATTCCGCAGGCGCTTCCCGCCGAGAAAATGGCAAGCGCCGGACCGGACTGGCGTACCGATCCGGTCACTCAGATCACCTGGGGACTGGACTATATTGCGAGCCGCTACGGTGAGCCCTGCACCGCCTGGCGGTACTGGCTGCGGGCCGGTTCGTACTAG
- a CDS encoding isoprenyl transferase → MGLRRLLYGLYERRLAATLPPDRIPRHVGVILDGNRRWGRAMGLGASGGHRRGAEKIEEFLGWCADLRIEVVTLWLLSTDNLARPADELVPLLRIIEETVAELAASRRWRLHPVGALDLLPDQTARTLKEAEHATQDVDGLLVNVAVGYGGRREIADAVRALLHEHAIRGTSIEDLANVLDVEHIARHLYTKGQPDPDLVIRTSGEQRLSGFLLWQSAHSELFFCEALWPDFRRVDFLRAVRAYAQRERRFGA, encoded by the coding sequence GTGGGACTCAGGCGGCTGCTCTACGGGCTCTACGAGCGGCGCCTCGCCGCGACGCTGCCACCGGACCGGATTCCGCGACACGTCGGCGTCATCCTCGACGGCAACCGCCGGTGGGGTCGTGCGATGGGTCTCGGCGCGTCCGGCGGCCATCGTCGCGGTGCCGAAAAGATTGAGGAATTCCTCGGCTGGTGCGCCGACCTTCGCATCGAGGTGGTCACGCTCTGGCTGCTGTCAACGGACAATCTTGCTCGTCCGGCCGACGAGTTGGTGCCGTTGCTCCGCATCATCGAGGAGACGGTTGCCGAGTTGGCCGCGTCGCGCCGATGGCGACTCCACCCGGTAGGCGCTCTCGATCTGCTGCCCGACCAGACCGCACGCACCCTCAAGGAGGCGGAGCACGCCACGCAGGACGTCGATGGTCTGCTGGTGAACGTGGCGGTCGGCTACGGCGGACGCCGGGAAATTGCGGATGCGGTGCGGGCGCTCTTGCACGAGCATGCGATTCGCGGTACCAGCATTGAGGATTTGGCGAACGTGTTGGACGTCGAACACATTGCGCGACACCTCTACACCAAGGGACAACCGGATCCCGACTTGGTCATCCGCACATCGGGAGAGCAGCGGCTCTCTGGTTTTCTCCTGTGGCAGAGCGCACATTCTGAGTTGTTCTTCTGTGAGGCGCTCTGGCCGGATTTTCGGCGGGTCGATTTTCTGCGCGCGGTTCGTGCCTACGCGCAACGTGAGCGCCGTTTTGGTGCATAA
- a CDS encoding SpoIIE family protein phosphatase, which translates to MTDPDSPPDKGGQESSHDDTVGDEATTAARPASPEDVDAHLVIDSLVDAVLVVAPDGRIVLANSAAEKLLGAEPGSLSGAPLLDFVPQRYQRAHCAGFERYVRTGEGRLPAGQAVDVAARRRDGVEIPVEIRFGRAGKPTPEGFSVVGVLREVTERIRLERAALLSRYLQAVVEAAPDGVIAWSPDLTILAVNRRFTEMCRLPSEAIPVGGDVVELLQRYGSLLREPQRLLDAFEYARRNPTEAQSLELTLADGRIVETYGAPITDESGTLLGRVWYVHDATERRAAEAHRDRLLRELAAVQRAQQFLLDASTVLARVSGFSESLHALAAAAVPALGDICIVDVLVDDGRRIERVAAVHADPTAQPLVDDLRRRFPPRLDGDNPAAQVLRDGVSRWAAEMSDDFLRATTRNEEHYQLVRALGYTSFITVPMIADGQVLGSITLVSTNSHRRFTDEDVKLAEELARRAALVVAKERRYDAERRLSHNLQASLLPSDLPVFPGVDYAVCFQPGTRDAEVGGDFWDVTTMPDGEVAIMVGDVAGHDMQAAAMMAQLRAACRAIRAETRGPDELVARLHAHWDQLGLARMASAVFARLRPWSGLLRVASAGHPPPLIVEDGRPWFVPIEPSTPFGAPGGGASLWQGTLSPGAVAVFYTDGLVEDRHRDIDDGMARLAVVVTEHWTEPASAIADHVISALLGPERADDVAVLVLRWLGPICS; encoded by the coding sequence GTGACGGACCCGGACTCTCCGCCGGATAAAGGCGGCCAGGAATCGTCGCATGACGACACAGTGGGCGACGAGGCTACGACGGCCGCCCGGCCGGCGTCCCCGGAAGACGTTGACGCCCACCTGGTCATCGACTCTCTGGTGGATGCTGTTCTCGTCGTCGCTCCCGACGGTCGGATTGTGCTGGCGAATTCGGCGGCTGAGAAACTCCTCGGTGCGGAACCGGGAAGCCTGAGCGGCGCTCCCCTTCTTGACTTCGTTCCGCAGCGATATCAGCGCGCGCACTGCGCGGGATTCGAGCGTTACGTCCGAACCGGCGAAGGCCGGCTGCCGGCGGGCCAGGCGGTCGACGTGGCAGCCAGACGCCGGGACGGTGTGGAAATTCCGGTTGAAATCCGATTCGGCCGGGCCGGGAAGCCGACTCCGGAGGGCTTTTCGGTGGTCGGCGTCCTGCGCGAAGTCACCGAGCGGATTCGGCTCGAGCGTGCGGCGCTGCTCTCACGCTATTTGCAGGCCGTCGTCGAGGCCGCGCCGGATGGCGTTATCGCGTGGTCGCCGGATCTCACGATCCTGGCGGTGAATCGGCGATTCACTGAGATGTGCCGGCTGCCAAGCGAGGCGATTCCTGTCGGCGGCGACGTCGTCGAGCTGCTGCAGAGGTACGGCTCGTTACTCCGTGAACCACAGCGTCTGCTGGACGCTTTTGAGTACGCACGCCGCAATCCGACCGAAGCGCAGAGCCTGGAACTCACCCTTGCCGATGGGCGGATTGTCGAAACGTACGGGGCGCCCATCACCGACGAGAGTGGGACGCTCCTCGGGCGGGTCTGGTACGTGCACGATGCGACCGAACGACGCGCGGCCGAGGCACACCGCGACCGGTTGCTCCGCGAGCTTGCCGCCGTACAGCGTGCTCAGCAGTTCTTGCTCGACGCGTCGACAGTCTTGGCGCGCGTCAGCGGATTCTCCGAGTCGCTGCACGCGCTGGCCGCGGCCGCCGTGCCGGCCCTCGGTGACATCTGCATCGTCGACGTCCTGGTGGATGACGGCCGGCGCATCGAGCGGGTCGCGGCGGTCCACGCGGACCCTACCGCCCAGCCCCTGGTGGATGACCTGCGACGGCGTTTCCCGCCGCGGCTGGACGGCGACAATCCGGCCGCCCAGGTGCTGCGTGACGGCGTGTCTCGCTGGGCCGCGGAGATGAGCGACGACTTCCTGCGGGCGACGACACGCAATGAGGAGCACTACCAATTGGTCCGTGCGTTGGGATACACCAGCTTTATCACGGTGCCCATGATTGCGGACGGTCAGGTGCTCGGGAGCATCACGCTGGTGAGCACCAATTCGCACCGGCGTTTCACCGACGAGGACGTGAAGCTGGCCGAAGAATTGGCTCGACGGGCGGCGCTCGTCGTGGCCAAGGAGCGCCGCTATGACGCCGAGCGCCGTCTCTCCCACAACCTGCAGGCGAGCCTGCTCCCGAGCGATCTTCCGGTTTTCCCGGGTGTTGATTATGCGGTCTGTTTCCAGCCCGGCACCCGTGACGCCGAAGTCGGTGGCGATTTCTGGGATGTCACCACCATGCCGGACGGCGAGGTCGCCATCATGGTCGGCGACGTGGCCGGGCACGACATGCAGGCCGCGGCGATGATGGCCCAATTGCGTGCGGCATGCCGGGCCATCCGCGCCGAGACGCGTGGGCCGGACGAGCTCGTCGCCCGGCTGCACGCCCATTGGGATCAGCTGGGTCTGGCGCGGATGGCGAGCGCGGTTTTTGCCCGACTACGCCCATGGAGCGGATTGTTGCGGGTTGCCTCGGCGGGCCATCCGCCGCCGCTCATCGTCGAGGACGGTCGGCCATGGTTCGTTCCGATCGAGCCGAGTACGCCCTTTGGCGCCCCAGGCGGCGGAGCGTCGCTCTGGCAGGGCACCCTCAGCCCAGGCGCGGTTGCTGTCTTCTACACCGACGGCCTCGTCGAGGACCGGCATCGCGACATTGACGACGGCATGGCCCGCCTCGCCGTGGTGGTCACCGAGCATTGGACCGAGCCGGCGAGTGCGATCGCTGATCACGTGATCAGCGCGTTGCTGGGCCCGGAACGAGCCGACGACGTCGCTGTTCTCGTCCTGCGTTGGCTGGGTCCAATCTGTTCGTGA
- a CDS encoding thioredoxin domain-containing protein encodes MANRLATATSPYLLQHKDNPVEWWPWCEEAFAEARRRNVPILLSIGYSSCHWCHVMAHESFEDPATAAFMNEHFVCVKVDREERPDIDAVYMEATQAMTGRGGWPLTCFLTPDGEPFFTGTYFPKEPRAGMPAFRQVLEAVWTAWQSRSADLVAAARRVVAVLQQGSRLTDDLGAIDADLLDAAVGELRRQYDPVHGGFGSAPKFPSATTLEFLLRYGSLGAMEMVAVTCEHMARGGIYDQLAGGFHRYSVDAAWTVPHFEKMLYDNAQLLGVYLHWWRRTQHQLARRIVEEVAEFLLRDLCTPAGGFAAALDADAGGVEGGTYVWTLAELRDALGSDDAAYAAELFGVTEHGNTEDGRSVLQLAVDAPDLERWRRIRQRLLAVRSRRAQPARDDKIIASWNGLAVASLAEAGFLLDRDALVDAAVRSAEYLIDVHLRDGRLCRSSRDGERNPVDGALDDYANVAQGLLTLAQIRSEARYLELAGALLEAILTHFRAEDGGFYDTADDAERLVRRPRTFTDDATPSGNSAAAHALLTYAALTGSQRHRDAVPGALRPTVRLARRYPHAVGYGLATIAAWLDGPAEIAVVGDGSLWRTAWLVDRPGAVRAARAADGPPWAPLLEGRTAPPGQSLAYVCRNFECQRPVASEAELRALLES; translated from the coding sequence ATGGCGAACCGGCTGGCGACGGCGACGTCGCCATACCTGCTGCAGCATAAGGACAATCCGGTCGAGTGGTGGCCGTGGTGCGAGGAGGCTTTCGCCGAGGCGCGGCGGCGCAACGTACCGATTCTGCTGTCGATCGGGTACAGCTCATGCCATTGGTGCCACGTGATGGCCCATGAGTCGTTCGAGGATCCCGCAACCGCGGCATTCATGAACGAGCATTTTGTCTGCGTCAAAGTGGACCGTGAGGAACGTCCCGATATCGACGCGGTCTACATGGAAGCGACCCAAGCGATGACCGGCCGCGGCGGGTGGCCGCTGACGTGCTTCTTGACGCCGGACGGTGAACCATTTTTCACGGGAACGTATTTTCCCAAGGAACCCCGCGCCGGAATGCCTGCTTTTCGGCAGGTGCTCGAGGCGGTCTGGACGGCGTGGCAGAGCAGATCTGCGGATCTCGTTGCGGCGGCGCGCCGGGTCGTGGCGGTTCTGCAACAAGGGAGTCGGCTCACCGACGACCTGGGCGCGATAGATGCGGATCTCCTTGACGCGGCGGTCGGTGAACTACGGCGTCAGTACGATCCGGTGCATGGGGGTTTCGGCAGTGCACCTAAGTTCCCGTCCGCGACCACCCTTGAGTTTCTTCTTCGCTATGGCTCGCTCGGCGCGATGGAGATGGTCGCCGTCACGTGTGAACACATGGCCCGCGGCGGAATATACGACCAGCTGGCCGGCGGATTTCATCGGTACAGCGTCGACGCCGCGTGGACGGTGCCGCATTTCGAGAAAATGCTGTATGACAATGCCCAGCTTCTCGGCGTGTACCTGCATTGGTGGCGGCGCACCCAGCATCAGCTCGCCCGGCGCATCGTCGAGGAAGTGGCGGAATTCCTGCTGCGCGACCTGTGCACGCCGGCCGGCGGGTTCGCCGCTGCTCTCGACGCGGACGCCGGCGGGGTCGAAGGCGGGACGTATGTCTGGACGCTCGCCGAGCTGCGCGATGCGTTAGGGAGCGACGACGCGGCCTATGCCGCGGAGTTGTTCGGGGTGACCGAGCACGGCAATACCGAGGATGGGCGGTCGGTGCTGCAACTGGCCGTCGATGCGCCGGATCTCGAGCGCTGGCGGCGCATCCGGCAGCGCCTTCTCGCCGTCCGGTCCCGTCGCGCCCAACCGGCGCGGGACGACAAAATCATCGCGTCGTGGAACGGGCTGGCGGTGGCAAGCCTCGCCGAGGCGGGATTTCTCCTGGATCGCGATGCCCTTGTGGATGCAGCGGTGCGCAGTGCGGAGTACCTCATTGACGTCCACCTGCGCGACGGACGGTTGTGCCGCTCGTCCCGAGACGGCGAACGAAATCCGGTGGACGGAGCCTTGGACGACTACGCGAATGTTGCCCAGGGACTGCTGACGCTGGCGCAAATCCGCAGTGAGGCTCGCTATCTCGAGCTCGCCGGCGCCTTGCTGGAGGCGATACTCACCCACTTCCGAGCTGAGGACGGCGGCTTTTACGACACAGCGGACGACGCCGAGCGGCTGGTCCGCCGGCCTCGCACGTTCACCGATGACGCCACACCGAGTGGGAATTCCGCCGCCGCACATGCGCTCCTCACCTACGCGGCGCTCACCGGGTCCCAGCGGCATCGGGACGCTGTTCCCGGCGCGCTTCGGCCCACGGTCCGGCTCGCCCGCCGGTACCCTCATGCCGTCGGTTATGGACTGGCGACGATCGCGGCGTGGCTGGACGGGCCGGCGGAGATTGCCGTTGTCGGGGATGGTTCCTTGTGGCGGACGGCGTGGCTTGTCGATCGGCCGGGTGCGGTGCGTGCGGCCCGGGCCGCCGACGGACCGCCGTGGGCGCCGCTCCTCGAAGGGCGCACCGCCCCGCCGGGACAGTCCCTTGCCTACGTGTGTCGCAATTTCGAGTGTCAACGGCCCGTTGCCAGCGAGGCGGAGTTGCGCGCTCTGCTAGAGAGTTAG
- a CDS encoding methylated-DNA--[protein]-cysteine S-methyltransferase translates to MKFFTTTATPLGDMLLVGDGSSDGLALCGAYFIGQRHSVPVDPSWRNEPDAFSEAVVQLTEYFGGERCVFTVPLRWHGTPFQETVWRELLGIPYGATWSYRDLAEKVGHGGKARAVAAAVGRNRLAVFVPCHRVIGADGSLAGYAAGVDRKRWLLEHEGALPRGTDTF, encoded by the coding sequence GTGAAATTCTTCACCACAACCGCGACGCCGCTCGGCGACATGCTTCTCGTCGGTGACGGCAGTTCCGACGGGTTGGCGCTCTGCGGCGCCTACTTCATTGGTCAGCGTCATTCAGTCCCGGTCGACCCCAGCTGGCGCAACGAACCGGACGCGTTCAGCGAAGCCGTCGTCCAACTGACGGAGTATTTCGGCGGCGAGCGGTGCGTCTTCACCGTTCCGTTGCGGTGGCACGGGACGCCGTTTCAGGAGACCGTATGGCGGGAGCTGCTCGGCATTCCTTACGGGGCCACGTGGAGTTATCGGGACCTGGCGGAGAAGGTCGGTCACGGCGGCAAGGCGCGCGCCGTCGCCGCAGCCGTCGGGCGGAATCGTCTTGCGGTCTTCGTGCCGTGTCACCGCGTGATCGGGGCCGACGGATCGCTCGCCGGTTATGCCGCCGGGGTTGACCGCAAACGGTGGCTGCTCGAACACGAGGGTGCACTGCCGCGCGGAACAGACACGTTCTGA
- the mca gene encoding mycothiol conjugate amidase Mca — protein MAGAAAEWVPVTEQLRLMAVHAHPDDESSKGAATMARYAAEGVDVVVVTLTGGERGSILNPAMDRPEIRADIAAVRRAEMAEAERILGVRHHWLGFVDSGFPEGDPPPPLPDGCLAREPLEVVTAALVAIVRAERPHVLLTYDETGGYPHPDHIMCHRVSVAAFETAADPECFPDAGEPWQPLKLYYHRTFHRDRVLALHHAMVARGLPSPYAERLDRWTGDDRPVTTRIACAEYFSVRDAALLAHATQVDPNGSWFAVPRDLEAAVWPTEDFELARSLVPTSLPEDDLFAGIREEVRA, from the coding sequence ATGGCCGGCGCGGCGGCAGAATGGGTACCCGTGACGGAGCAGTTGCGGCTGATGGCGGTGCACGCCCATCCCGACGACGAGTCGAGCAAGGGCGCGGCGACCATGGCCCGATACGCCGCCGAAGGGGTGGACGTCGTTGTCGTCACCCTCACCGGTGGGGAACGCGGCTCGATTCTGAATCCCGCAATGGATCGTCCGGAGATTCGGGCCGACATCGCCGCGGTCCGGCGGGCCGAGATGGCGGAAGCGGAGCGGATTCTCGGCGTCCGGCATCACTGGCTCGGATTCGTCGATTCCGGCTTTCCTGAGGGGGATCCGCCGCCGCCATTGCCGGACGGCTGCCTTGCCCGGGAGCCCCTCGAGGTGGTCACCGCCGCGCTGGTGGCGATCGTGCGCGCCGAACGCCCGCACGTCCTGCTCACCTACGACGAAACCGGCGGGTACCCCCACCCCGATCACATCATGTGCCACCGGGTCAGTGTGGCTGCCTTCGAAACCGCCGCCGATCCCGAGTGTTTCCCGGACGCCGGTGAGCCCTGGCAACCGCTCAAGCTCTACTACCACCGCACGTTTCACCGCGACCGGGTGCTGGCCTTGCACCACGCTATGGTCGCCCGCGGTCTGCCGTCACCGTACGCGGAGCGCCTTGACCGCTGGACCGGAGATGATCGGCCGGTGACGACACGGATTGCGTGCGCTGAGTACTTTTCGGTCCGCGACGCCGCCCTGCTCGCCCATGCCACCCAGGTCGACCCGAACGGCTCGTGGTTCGCTGTTCCCCGCGATCTCGAAGCCGCAGTCTGGCCGACCGAGGATTTCGAGCTCGCCCGTTCGCTTGTTCCCACCAGCCTTCCGGAGGACGATTTATTCGCCGGCATACGGGAAGAGGTCCGCGCATGA
- the greA gene encoding transcription elongation factor GreA, with translation MSETPTVTWLTQEAYERLTAEYNHLIGPARAEIARKIEAARAEGDLRENGGYHAAKEEQGKMEARIRQLRQILENAKVGEPPADDGVVEPGMVVTVRYEDGEELTFLLGSREESAAGIEAFSPNSPLGSALLGKRVGDSASYTLPTGATMRVTVVNAKPFTG, from the coding sequence GTGAGCGAGACGCCTACTGTCACGTGGCTGACCCAAGAGGCATACGAGCGGCTGACCGCGGAGTACAACCACCTCATCGGTCCGGCCCGCGCCGAGATCGCCCGCAAGATCGAAGCTGCCCGTGCGGAAGGCGACCTGCGGGAGAACGGCGGCTACCACGCCGCCAAAGAAGAGCAGGGCAAGATGGAGGCCCGGATCCGTCAACTCCGGCAGATTCTCGAGAATGCCAAGGTCGGTGAACCGCCGGCGGACGACGGCGTCGTCGAACCAGGCATGGTGGTCACCGTCCGTTATGAGGACGGCGAAGAGTTGACGTTCCTGCTCGGCTCACGGGAGGAGAGCGCGGCCGGGATTGAGGCGTTCTCACCGAATTCGCCGTTGGGTTCCGCTCTTCTCGGCAAGCGCGTCGGCGACAGCGCCAGTTACACCCTGCCGACCGGTGCCACCATGCGGGTCACCGTCGTCAATGCCAAACCCTTCACGGGCTGA